One region of Paenibacillus polymyxa M1 genomic DNA includes:
- a CDS encoding GerAB/ArcD/ProY family transporter: MFRRSDDKITTKQGAVFLTNTVLGAGILTLPRGVTEQVQTPDAWLSVLIGGAIVIFVVWIMVKLSQQFPRNTMYQYSKRIVGTVPGGFLSVLLIIYFIIIAGFEIRVLAEVTMFFLLEGTPIWAIVIPFIWVGSYLVFGGINSIARLYQIVLPISLFFLLFCFLFSLRIFEIDHLRPVLSDGILPVIKGLKSTILVFSGCEVVMTLVAFMQHPEKAFKAMAVGISIPLVLYFLTVVMVIGGLSVDSTVTSTWPTINLMRSFEIPGFLFERLEFPLLVIWVMQMFCNFCSFFFNASLGVSQVFGLKYRYAIFGLIPFIFISTMTPVRMTEVFRLGDEIGYMGIVLFFLIPVLLSIVFMIRKKGMKQNV; this comes from the coding sequence GTGTTTAGACGCTCTGATGATAAAATCACAACTAAGCAAGGGGCTGTATTCCTGACCAATACCGTATTGGGCGCGGGGATATTGACACTGCCGAGAGGTGTAACTGAACAAGTACAAACTCCTGATGCATGGCTTTCTGTCCTCATCGGTGGAGCTATTGTCATCTTCGTCGTCTGGATCATGGTGAAATTAAGTCAACAGTTTCCTAGAAACACCATGTATCAATACTCCAAAAGAATTGTAGGCACTGTTCCGGGAGGATTCTTAAGCGTGCTATTAATTATATACTTTATAATTATAGCCGGCTTTGAGATCCGTGTGTTAGCCGAAGTAACCATGTTTTTTCTACTTGAAGGTACACCTATCTGGGCGATTGTGATTCCATTCATTTGGGTAGGTAGTTATTTGGTGTTTGGAGGCATTAATTCCATCGCGCGGCTGTACCAAATTGTACTTCCAATCAGTCTCTTCTTTCTGCTTTTCTGTTTTCTCTTTAGCTTAAGAATATTTGAAATTGATCATCTTCGTCCTGTATTGAGTGACGGGATATTACCCGTCATCAAAGGGCTAAAATCGACTATTCTTGTCTTCTCTGGATGTGAAGTCGTCATGACACTGGTCGCTTTTATGCAGCATCCCGAAAAAGCATTTAAGGCCATGGCAGTGGGCATCAGTATCCCATTAGTTTTGTATTTTTTGACCGTAGTTATGGTGATCGGCGGGCTATCGGTAGATTCTACTGTGACAAGTACTTGGCCTACCATTAATTTGATGCGCAGTTTTGAGATCCCCGGATTTCTTTTTGAACGTCTGGAGTTTCCACTGCTGGTGATCTGGGTGATGCAAATGTTTTGTAATTTCTGTAGTTTTTTCTTCAATGCTTCCTTAGGTGTCTCACAGGTATTTGGTCTTAAATATCGTTATGCGATTTTCGGTTTAATCCCGTTTATCTTTATTTCCACGATGACTCCTGTTCGTATGACTGAAGTGTTTCGCCTTGGCGATGAGATCGGATACATGGGAATCGTATTATTTTTTCTGATCCCGGTACTTCTCTCCATCGTTTTTATGATCAGGAAGAAGGGAATGAAGCAAAATGTGTAG
- a CDS encoding spore germination protein, whose amino-acid sequence MWSKIISYLPSWSTLFQAGLALIIPLGIYYINTSIYSFVGSKGAKSKHSSSHPLSNKHNEGHMDQQHEPSSKITGNYDSDLQAIREAIGENSDVHFREFVVKKFHARSVLVFIEGMQDEKLMSKQVLEVLMFEGQQQGQDQQEQPEGISNSFIKESLMPLTQISEVTRMEELYEFILLGHTALLIEGMKEALLVGPPNGAIRSVNEPTSEALLRGPRIGFTEVLSENTSMLRRQGLNKSLELKKFQVGSRIKKDLVIAYIKDIVNPDLLEEVSRRISKIDMDFLPESGYVEQLIEDNYLSPFQQAHNTERPDRVINALLEGRIAILLDGTPFALIVPVTFSMLLQSPEDYYERWIPGTLLRLLRFSGAFIALMGPALYISFISFHPGLIPTKLVISIIGTRQGVPFPSVIEVMILEISIEILREAGIRLPKPIGPAMGIVGGLVIGDAAVNAGIVSPFLVIVVAVTAISSFSIPTYSAGITLRLLRFVGMFFAAMLGMFGTILFFLLICIHLTKLKSFGVPYVTPFSPMRLSDWKDLYIRAPMSLMKRRPVMMKTQQRKRRS is encoded by the coding sequence AAACATAACGAAGGGCACATGGATCAGCAGCATGAACCGAGCTCTAAAATTACAGGAAATTATGATTCCGACTTACAGGCAATTCGTGAAGCTATAGGCGAAAATAGTGATGTGCATTTTCGTGAGTTTGTGGTAAAGAAATTTCATGCTCGGTCCGTGTTAGTCTTCATAGAAGGTATGCAGGATGAAAAACTTATGAGCAAGCAGGTATTGGAGGTCTTGATGTTTGAAGGCCAGCAGCAGGGTCAGGATCAGCAGGAACAACCGGAAGGTATAAGTAACTCTTTTATAAAAGAAAGCCTGATGCCACTTACGCAAATTAGTGAAGTTACCCGTATGGAGGAACTGTACGAGTTCATCCTTTTAGGTCATACAGCCCTATTAATTGAAGGAATGAAGGAAGCGCTACTGGTGGGCCCTCCTAATGGCGCTATTCGCTCCGTCAATGAGCCAACCTCTGAAGCATTGCTTCGGGGTCCCAGAATCGGTTTTACGGAAGTATTGAGTGAAAACACTTCGATGCTTCGGCGCCAGGGTTTAAATAAAAGTTTGGAATTGAAGAAATTCCAAGTGGGCAGCAGAATCAAAAAGGATCTGGTTATCGCGTATATAAAGGATATTGTGAATCCAGACCTTCTTGAAGAAGTAAGCCGCAGAATATCAAAAATAGACATGGATTTTTTACCTGAATCCGGGTATGTGGAACAACTCATCGAAGACAATTATTTAAGTCCATTCCAACAGGCTCATAATACAGAGCGTCCTGACCGTGTTATTAATGCTTTGTTGGAGGGAAGAATAGCGATCTTACTGGATGGTACTCCCTTTGCACTTATTGTCCCGGTGACCTTCAGTATGCTGCTTCAATCTCCCGAGGACTATTATGAGCGATGGATTCCGGGGACACTATTACGTCTGCTACGGTTTAGCGGGGCTTTTATAGCGCTTATGGGGCCTGCTCTGTACATTTCTTTTATATCGTTTCATCCCGGTTTAATTCCAACCAAGCTGGTCATTAGCATTATCGGAACCCGTCAAGGCGTCCCTTTCCCATCCGTTATAGAGGTCATGATTTTGGAAATCTCTATCGAAATTCTACGAGAGGCCGGCATTCGCCTGCCCAAACCCATTGGCCCTGCGATGGGCATTGTGGGAGGCTTGGTCATCGGTGATGCTGCTGTCAATGCGGGCATCGTTAGTCCCTTCCTTGTGATTGTAGTTGCAGTTACTGCCATTTCATCGTTTTCGATACCGACATACAGTGCGGGCATTACCCTGCGTCTTTTGCGTTTTGTCGGAATGTTCTTTGCAGCAATGCTGGGCATGTTTGGAACCATATTGTTCTTTCTGTTAATTTGTATCCATCTAACGAAGTTGAAAAGCTTTGGTGTACCATATGTAACTCCCTTTTCCCCTATGCGCCTAAGCGATTGGAAGGATCTGTACATCCGGGCTCCTATGTCTCTGATGAAACGAAGACCTGTCATGATGAAAACACAACAACGCAAGCGTAGATCATGA